The following are encoded in a window of Fibrobacter sp. UWB2 genomic DNA:
- a CDS encoding MlaD family protein → MVFQKIKQINWMEMSGLLVGVVSTVAVMIFSLVLYHYLYDKNVGVIKDEYKLYSTFDKALGLKKGTSVQISGVDVGRVTNVSIKKDAAGAISDSVLMEFSIEKKYQNLITDSAKAYAIRDQNLISARVINIDIKKNKGHVLEDKGILSAGKAQDIETVIQAANDLLARVNRLVDAADELVAMALDTGTTMGALFGSRALYDNLNRQLYRLDDITLLGKNVLKKTSFLLDTMNTGVPTLLSRANEVTNNVGNLLDDFKPLPSQVTSLLNSMDSTVGRVDHLVTDFGTVTTGLQDFMNTTESTLQSADDLMNGMSKMWLLKGNVPRHDSVPFVVETLW, encoded by the coding sequence ATGGTATTTCAAAAGATAAAACAGATCAACTGGATGGAAATGTCCGGCCTCCTGGTCGGCGTTGTCAGTACTGTTGCCGTCATGATTTTTTCGCTAGTGCTTTACCACTACCTTTACGACAAGAACGTCGGTGTCATCAAGGATGAATACAAGCTTTACAGTACATTCGACAAGGCGCTGGGCCTTAAAAAAGGAACGAGTGTACAAATTAGCGGCGTCGATGTCGGTCGTGTAACCAACGTTTCTATCAAAAAAGATGCAGCGGGGGCCATATCCGATAGCGTGCTCATGGAATTCTCCATCGAGAAGAAATACCAAAACCTCATTACCGACAGTGCAAAAGCTTACGCCATCCGCGACCAGAACCTGATTTCGGCCCGAGTCATCAATATCGACATTAAGAAAAATAAAGGCCACGTACTTGAAGACAAAGGCATCTTATCGGCAGGCAAGGCTCAAGATATTGAAACCGTCATTCAAGCCGCAAACGATCTTTTGGCCCGCGTCAACCGACTTGTGGACGCCGCCGACGAACTCGTAGCCATGGCTCTTGACACAGGCACGACCATGGGCGCACTGTTTGGATCTCGCGCTCTTTACGACAACTTGAACCGCCAGCTTTACCGACTTGACGACATCACCTTACTCGGTAAGAACGTGCTGAAGAAGACTTCCTTCTTGCTCGACACAATGAATACCGGCGTTCCGACGCTCCTTAGCCGCGCAAACGAAGTCACAAACAACGTAGGCAACTTGCTCGACGACTTCAAGCCGCTACCGAGCCAGGTCACATCACTTTTAAATTCCATGGATTCTACCGTCGGACGTGTAGACCACCTCGTCACAGACTTCGGTACGGTCACAACCGGACTGCAAGACTTTATGAACACGACGGAATCCACATTGCAGAGTGCAGACGACCTAATGAACGGCATGTCCAAGATGTGGCTTTTGAAAGGCAATGTTCCTAGGCATGATTCTGTGCCCTTTGTCGTGGAGACGCTATGGTAA